A genome region from Streptomyces sp. NBC_01296 includes the following:
- a CDS encoding serine hydrolase domain-containing protein, which yields MRDQASQNALPSRRPRGGRRVAVSAAAALAVTVITAGALAPPAAYADAGPDPVQQGLNAMVRADGQPAALGSVKDRAGRTRTYTAGVADLATGAKVPANGQVRAGSNTKTFTAVVVLQLVAEGKIGLDTMVETYLPGLVRGEGIDGNHITVRQLLQHTSGLPDYGLHIDDNVLPDRYFEPRDLLDIALQHKADFAPGKKWAYSNTNYVVAGLIVQKITHRPLAELIDQRVIQRIGLRHTYFPAPGDKTIREPHPKGYHRKTADEPLRDFTEIDPSAGWAAGQMISTNSDLNLFFGALLGGRLLPDAQLAQMRTTVPVGDTGAGYGLGLMSRPLSCGGVYWGHGGDIAGYETRGGVTDDGRAVSLAVTSIPVTVEPIRHLEKVVDTALCR from the coding sequence ATGCGTGACCAGGCATCGCAGAACGCTCTTCCGTCCCGGCGGCCACGCGGCGGCCGCCGCGTTGCCGTGTCGGCCGCGGCCGCTCTGGCCGTCACCGTGATCACGGCGGGCGCCTTGGCTCCGCCCGCGGCGTACGCCGACGCCGGACCGGACCCCGTCCAGCAGGGCCTGAACGCCATGGTGCGCGCCGACGGCCAGCCGGCCGCCCTGGGAAGCGTCAAGGACCGTGCGGGCCGTACCCGTACCTACACGGCGGGGGTGGCCGATCTTGCCACCGGAGCGAAGGTGCCCGCCAATGGTCAGGTGAGGGCCGGCAGCAACACCAAGACGTTCACCGCGGTCGTCGTGCTGCAACTGGTCGCTGAAGGGAAGATAGGCCTCGACACGATGGTCGAGACCTACCTGCCCGGTCTCGTACGCGGGGAGGGAATCGACGGAAATCACATCACCGTCCGCCAGTTGCTCCAGCACACCAGCGGGCTTCCCGATTACGGGCTGCACATCGACGACAACGTCCTTCCGGACCGGTACTTCGAACCCCGCGATCTCCTCGACATCGCCCTCCAGCACAAGGCCGACTTCGCCCCGGGCAAGAAATGGGCTTATAGCAACACCAACTACGTGGTGGCCGGCCTGATCGTCCAGAAGATCACCCACCGGCCCCTCGCCGAACTGATAGACCAGCGCGTCATCCAGCGCATCGGACTGCGCCACACGTACTTCCCCGCGCCCGGCGACAAGACGATCCGGGAGCCTCACCCCAAGGGCTACCACCGCAAGACGGCGGATGAGCCGCTGCGCGACTTCACCGAGATCGACCCCTCCGCGGGCTGGGCGGCCGGCCAGATGATATCCACCAACTCCGACCTCAATCTGTTCTTCGGCGCTCTCCTTGGCGGCCGTCTCCTCCCGGATGCCCAGCTCGCACAGATGCGCACGACCGTTCCCGTCGGGGACACCGGCGCGGGGTACGGCCTGGGGTTGATGAGCCGTCCGCTCTCGTGTGGCGGTGTCTACTGGGGCCACGGCGGCGATATCGCCGGATACGAGACCCGGGGCGGGGTCACGGATGACGGCCGTGCCGTCAGCCTCGCGGTGACCAGCATTCCGGTCACCGTCGAACCCATCAGGCATCTGGAAAAGGTCGTGGACACGGCCTTGTGCCGCTGA
- a CDS encoding response regulator has translation MPSRRPGTACLAWSSAAGCCTARSTTVATGAAASAGPVGTPITLLIAADDEVTRSGLHTLLASQQGITVAGEAADGVEALEQALRLRPDVVLIDVRMPRRNGIEATRLLLAESADPPKVVVITTFENDDYVTAALSAGASGFVLKRLPVRQIAQAVRVAAAGEAILFPATLRPTGCRVSAGHGCGYVVGSAASRDSSWPPSPRSSSWRGTGTTPGPCKNGRSATPRLPTPCSCWNATAPTPASCGWTGHSHRLRHTPVPEQPSDRALVGGAQLLRRPGLPLALTMPPAIRPLIPATRLWPLRLLSRNGDPTFEETAGVAQQTQIGSRDDQLQRWTRLALARPSINQP, from the coding sequence GTGCCTTCCCGACGTCCGGGCACGGCTTGCCTGGCCTGGTCGAGCGCGGCCGGCTGCTGCACGGCGAGATCCACGACCGTTGCCACCGGCGCAGCCGCCAGCGCCGGCCCCGTTGGTACCCCCATCACGCTCCTGATCGCCGCCGACGACGAGGTGACCCGCAGTGGCCTGCACACGCTGCTCGCCTCCCAGCAGGGGATCACGGTGGCCGGAGAAGCCGCCGACGGCGTCGAGGCGCTCGAGCAGGCGCTGCGGCTGCGGCCGGACGTGGTCCTGATAGACGTGCGGATGCCACGCCGCAACGGCATCGAGGCCACCCGGCTGCTGCTGGCCGAGTCGGCCGATCCCCCGAAGGTCGTGGTCATCACCACCTTCGAGAACGACGACTACGTCACCGCCGCGCTCAGCGCGGGGGCCAGCGGCTTCGTACTCAAACGCCTACCGGTCCGGCAGATCGCGCAGGCGGTGCGCGTCGCGGCGGCGGGGGAAGCGATCCTCTTCCCCGCCACATTGCGCCCTACGGGTTGTCGCGTAAGTGCTGGTCATGGGTGTGGCTACGTGGTTGGGTCAGCTGCCTCGAGGGATTCATCATGGCCGCCGTCACCGCGCTCGTCGTCATGGCGGGGGACTGGAACGACGCCCGGCCCGTGCAAAAACGGCCGAAGCGCGACGCCCCGCTTGCCGACGCCCTGTTCCTGCTGGAACGCTACGGCCCCAACGCCCGCTTCCTGCGGCTGGACCGGCCACAGCCACCGGCTCCGGCACACTCCCGTCCCCGAGCAGCCCTCCGACCGCGCCCTCGTGGGAGGCGCCCAACTCCTCCGTCGTCCGGGACTCCCGCTCGCTCTCACCATGCCCCCTGCCATCCGCCCCTTGATCCCGGCGACTCGGCTCTGGCCGCTGAGGCTCCTCTCCCGCAACGGCGATCCGACATTCGAGGAGACCGCGGGGGTCGCCCAGCAGACGCAAATCGGCAGCCGCGACGACCAGCTGCAGCGTTGGACTCGTCTCGCCCTTGCCAGGCCGTCCATCAACCAGCCGTAG